Proteins from a single region of Streptomyces sp. HUAS 15-9:
- a CDS encoding phosphotransferase family protein, translating into MAVTRLRGGSKKGAYRLALDDGTTAVAYVWSPDEDYWDQPDSDPRDPFSHASGLDLFTASHARLSALGVRTPRLLHADPEADAAVVEDIRGGSLEEALRRDPDAARPVLERLAEALAEMGECTAAGYGKVNLVDNGGSSHGSSCRQLVTDRALADIAETAVRDPRIAAARQALEDALRSLAAEVRSRARHTLIHGELGPDHVLVDADGNPVLIDIEGLMYFDAEWEHVFLRLRFGPAYDALRAPGLDEARLRLYRLAMHLNLVAGPLRLLDGDFPDTEFIRGIAEYNLVHALALVGR; encoded by the coding sequence GTGGCCGTCACCCGGCTGCGCGGCGGCTCCAAGAAGGGCGCCTACCGCCTCGCCCTCGACGACGGCACGACGGCGGTCGCCTACGTCTGGTCCCCGGACGAGGACTACTGGGACCAGCCGGACAGCGACCCCCGCGACCCGTTCTCGCACGCCTCCGGGCTCGACCTGTTCACCGCGTCGCACGCCCGCCTGTCCGCCCTCGGCGTTCGCACGCCCCGCCTGCTGCACGCCGACCCGGAGGCGGACGCGGCCGTCGTCGAGGACATCCGGGGCGGCAGTCTGGAGGAGGCGCTGCGGCGCGACCCGGACGCGGCCCGCCCGGTCCTGGAGCGGCTGGCCGAGGCGCTGGCGGAGATGGGCGAATGCACGGCGGCCGGCTACGGCAAGGTGAACCTCGTCGACAACGGGGGCTCCTCGCACGGCAGTTCCTGTCGGCAGCTGGTCACCGACCGCGCGCTGGCCGACATCGCCGAGACCGCCGTACGCGACCCGCGGATCGCCGCCGCCCGCCAGGCGTTGGAGGACGCTCTGCGCTCCTTGGCCGCCGAGGTCCGCTCGCGCGCCCGGCACACCCTGATCCACGGCGAACTCGGCCCGGACCACGTCCTCGTGGACGCCGACGGGAACCCCGTGCTCATCGACATCGAGGGGCTGATGTACTTCGACGCCGAGTGGGAGCACGTGTTCCTGCGGCTCCGCTTCGGCCCCGCGTACGACGCCCTCCGCGCCCCCGGCCTCGACGAGGCCCGCCTGCGCCTGTACCGCCTGGCCATGCACCTGAACCTGGTCGCGGGCCCGCTGCGCCTGCTGGACGGGGACTTCCCCGATACGGAATTCATACGCGGTATCGCCGAGTACAACCTGGTGCATGCGCTGGCCCTGGTGGGACGATGA
- a CDS encoding succinate dehydrogenase/fumarate reductase iron-sulfur subunit — translation MSSYEARFKVWRGDVEGGGLEDFKVEVNDGEVVLDIIHRLQATQTPDLAVRWNCKAGKCGSCSAEINGRPRLMCMTRMSVFTRDETIMVTPLRTFPVIRDLVTDVGFNYEKAREVPSFVPPTGVAPGEYRMMQEDVDRSQEFRKCIECYLCQNTCHVVRDHEENKKAFAGPRFLMRVAELDMHPLDAAAETGLDRKSTAQDEHGLGYCNITKCCTEVCPEGIKITDNALIPMKERAVDRKYDPLVWLGSKIRRRTS, via the coding sequence GTGAGCAGCTACGAGGCCCGCTTCAAGGTGTGGCGGGGTGATGTCGAGGGCGGCGGCCTGGAGGACTTCAAGGTCGAGGTCAACGACGGCGAGGTGGTGCTCGACATCATCCACCGCCTCCAGGCCACCCAGACGCCGGACCTGGCCGTGCGCTGGAACTGCAAGGCGGGCAAGTGCGGTTCGTGCTCCGCGGAGATCAACGGGCGGCCGCGGCTGATGTGCATGACGCGGATGTCGGTCTTCACCCGCGACGAGACGATCATGGTCACTCCGCTGCGCACCTTCCCGGTGATCCGCGACCTGGTGACGGACGTCGGCTTCAACTACGAGAAGGCCAGGGAGGTTCCGTCGTTCGTGCCGCCCACTGGAGTCGCTCCGGGCGAGTACCGGATGATGCAGGAGGACGTGGACCGGTCGCAGGAGTTCCGCAAGTGCATCGAGTGCTACCTGTGCCAGAACACCTGCCATGTGGTGCGCGACCACGAGGAGAACAAGAAGGCGTTCGCGGGGCCGCGCTTCCTGATGCGGGTGGCCGAACTGGACATGCACCCGCTGGACGCGGCGGCCGAGACCGGCCTGGACCGCAAGAGCACGGCCCAGGACGAACACGGCCTCGGCTACTGCAACATCACCAAGTGCTGCACGGAGGTGTGCCCCGAGGGGATCAAGATCACTGACAATGCGCTGATCCCCATGAAGGAGCGGGCCGTCGACCGCAAGTACGACCCGCTGGTGTGGCTCGGGTCGAAGATCAGGAGGCGGACTTCGTAG
- a CDS encoding fumarate reductase/succinate dehydrogenase flavoprotein subunit — translation MSVVERQEWDVVVVGAGGAGLRAAIEARERGARTAVICKSLFGKAHTVMAEGGIAAAMANVNAHDNWQVHFRDTMRGGKFLNQWRMAELHAREAPDRVWELETWGALFDRTKDGKISQRNFGGHEYPRLAHVGDRTGLELIRTLQQKVVSLQQEDHRETGDYESRLKVFQECTVTRILKDTASNSGSAAGRVSGVFAYDREFGRFFVLEAPAVVIATGGIGKSFKVTSNSWEYTGDGHALALLAGGSLLNMEFVQFHPTGMIWPPSVKGLLVTESVRGDGGVLRNSEGKRFMFDYVPDVFKEKYAQSEEEGDRWYEDQENNRRPPELLPRDEVARAINSEVKAGRGSPHGGVFLDVSTRMPADVIKRRLPSMYHQFKELADVDITAEPMEVGPTCHYVMGGIAVDSDTEAARGVPGLFAAGEVAGGMHGSNRLGGNSLSDLLVFGRRAGWHAAEYAAGLAGARPPVDETQVDMAAAEALRPFSAEGPEGTDDGHPPENPYTLHQELQQTMNDLVGIIRREGEMAQALEKLADLRVRARRAGVEGHRQFNPGWHLALDLRNMLLVSECVARAALERTESRGGHTREDHPTMDRRWRPVNLLCALADPTGGLAATDPVQGQIELTRETTEPIRPDLLALFEKEELVKYLDEEELYE, via the coding sequence ATGTCCGTGGTCGAACGGCAGGAGTGGGACGTCGTCGTGGTCGGTGCCGGCGGCGCCGGGCTGCGCGCCGCGATCGAGGCCCGGGAGCGCGGCGCCCGTACGGCGGTGATCTGCAAGTCGCTGTTCGGCAAGGCGCACACCGTGATGGCCGAGGGCGGCATCGCGGCGGCGATGGCCAACGTCAACGCGCACGACAACTGGCAGGTCCACTTCCGCGACACCATGCGCGGCGGCAAGTTCCTCAACCAGTGGCGGATGGCCGAGCTGCATGCGCGGGAGGCCCCGGACCGGGTGTGGGAGCTGGAGACCTGGGGCGCGCTGTTCGACCGTACGAAGGACGGGAAGATCTCCCAGCGCAACTTCGGCGGCCACGAGTACCCGCGCCTCGCGCACGTCGGCGACCGCACGGGCCTGGAGCTGATCCGCACCCTCCAGCAGAAGGTCGTCTCCCTCCAGCAGGAGGACCACCGCGAGACCGGCGACTACGAGTCCCGGCTGAAGGTCTTCCAGGAGTGCACGGTCACCCGGATCCTCAAGGACACTGCATCCAATAGCGGCTCCGCCGCGGGCCGGGTCAGTGGCGTCTTCGCGTACGACCGTGAGTTCGGCCGTTTCTTCGTCCTCGAAGCGCCCGCCGTCGTCATCGCGACCGGCGGCATCGGCAAGTCCTTCAAGGTGACCTCGAACTCGTGGGAGTACACGGGCGACGGGCACGCGCTGGCGCTGCTCGCGGGCGGTTCGCTGCTGAACATGGAGTTCGTGCAGTTCCACCCGACGGGCATGATCTGGCCGCCGTCCGTCAAGGGCCTGCTGGTGACGGAGTCGGTGCGCGGCGACGGCGGGGTGCTCAGGAACTCCGAGGGCAAGCGGTTCATGTTCGACTACGTCCCCGACGTCTTCAAGGAGAAGTACGCCCAGTCCGAGGAGGAGGGCGACCGCTGGTACGAGGACCAGGAGAACAACCGGCGCCCACCCGAGCTGCTCCCCCGCGACGAGGTCGCCCGCGCGATCAACTCCGAGGTGAAGGCGGGCCGGGGATCGCCCCATGGTGGGGTCTTCCTGGACGTGTCCACTCGCATGCCGGCCGACGTCATCAAGCGCCGGCTGCCCTCCATGTACCACCAGTTCAAGGAGCTGGCCGACGTCGACATCACGGCGGAGCCGATGGAGGTCGGGCCGACCTGTCACTACGTGATGGGCGGCATCGCGGTCGACTCCGACACGGAGGCCGCGCGCGGGGTGCCGGGCCTGTTCGCGGCCGGTGAGGTCGCGGGCGGCATGCACGGCTCCAACCGGCTCGGCGGCAACTCCCTCTCGGATCTGCTGGTGTTCGGGCGCCGGGCGGGCTGGCACGCGGCCGAGTACGCGGCGGGCCTGGCGGGCGCCCGCCCGCCCGTGGACGAGACCCAGGTGGACATGGCGGCGGCCGAGGCGTTGCGCCCCTTCTCCGCGGAGGGTCCCGAGGGGACGGACGACGGACACCCGCCGGAGAACCCGTACACCCTGCACCAGGAACTCCAGCAGACCATGAACGACCTCGTCGGCATCATCCGCCGCGAGGGCGAGATGGCCCAGGCCCTGGAGAAGCTCGCGGATCTGCGGGTACGGGCCCGCCGGGCCGGTGTCGAGGGCCACCGCCAGTTCAACCCGGGCTGGCACCTCGCCCTGGACCTGCGCAACATGCTGCTGGTCAGCGAGTGCGTGGCGCGGGCCGCCCTGGAGCGCACGGAGTCGCGCGGCGGGCACACACGCGAGGACCACCCGACGATGGACCGCAGGTGGCGTCCGGTCAACCTGCTGTGCGCTCTCGCCGACCCGACCGGCGGCCTGGCCGCGACCGACCCGGTCCAGGGCCAGATCGAGCTCACCCGTGAGACCACCGAACCCATCCGCCCGGACCTGCTCGCCCTCTTCGAGAAGGAGGAGCTGGTCAAGTACCTCGACGAAGAGGAGCTCTACGAGTGA